One Persicobacter psychrovividus DNA window includes the following coding sequences:
- a CDS encoding TolC family protein, whose product MKRFKYISLCLSLFLGSATWAQEIELPEKIDLAKAIETAMTNNYDIKIARAEADKAQNSHHIGNAGLLPSVSASGGGDFSVNDTEIQFMNMGGGTGSGGSTGGGAGGGAAPDDTPTPGDIMVIDGAESISYNASIRMDYTIFDGFGNVYTYKKLEGASELQETLYRQQMEMTIVQVAEQYYEVCRAQQNYNLAQQSLDISKERYQKAVDQKTYGQANQLDLLNAEVDMNSDSTLLLQTEQQLLMSLKNLNVVMGIGVNNSYEVNDSVTYRDDLTADYVTTAAMTYNASIVAQLQQTEISELDMKITRARKMPSISAYGSYGYNRTDNEASQVIYNQNRGFSTGLSASFNIFNGRQQRIAEQNAKIDLATEKERQRQTEAQIERDIANAYTDYTYKKRIVELQRTSLKQARLNFESTKEMFALGRSTSIEFRTAQENLLNVANQFSDAQFQAKVSEFYLLQLSGLILNDPAN is encoded by the coding sequence ATGAAGAGGTTTAAATATATCAGCCTTTGCCTGAGCCTATTTTTAGGCTCGGCAACATGGGCGCAGGAAATCGAATTACCAGAAAAGATTGACCTTGCCAAGGCCATTGAAACGGCCATGACCAACAACTATGACATCAAGATTGCCCGTGCGGAAGCCGACAAGGCACAGAACAGTCACCATATTGGGAATGCTGGGCTGCTGCCATCTGTTTCGGCTTCAGGCGGAGGAGATTTCAGTGTAAATGATACCGAAATTCAGTTCATGAATATGGGTGGCGGAACAGGCAGCGGAGGAAGCACAGGTGGCGGTGCAGGTGGCGGTGCGGCGCCCGATGACACACCAACCCCAGGCGATATTATGGTGATTGACGGTGCGGAATCCATCAGCTACAATGCGAGCATTCGTATGGATTACACCATTTTTGATGGATTCGGTAATGTATATACTTACAAAAAACTGGAGGGGGCGAGCGAATTGCAGGAAACCCTTTACCGTCAGCAAATGGAAATGACGATCGTGCAGGTCGCCGAACAATATTACGAGGTTTGTCGGGCTCAGCAAAACTACAACTTGGCACAACAGTCACTCGATATTTCTAAGGAAAGATATCAAAAGGCGGTTGATCAGAAGACGTATGGGCAGGCCAATCAGCTCGATTTATTGAATGCTGAAGTGGACATGAACAGCGACAGCACCCTGCTGCTGCAAACGGAACAGCAACTGCTGATGAGCCTGAAAAACCTGAATGTAGTGATGGGTATTGGGGTGAATAACAGTTACGAAGTGAATGATTCGGTTACGTATCGCGACGACCTGACCGCCGATTATGTTACCACCGCAGCCATGACGTACAATGCCAGTATTGTGGCACAATTGCAACAGACCGAAATTTCGGAACTGGACATGAAAATCACCCGTGCCCGCAAAATGCCGAGCATTTCAGCCTACGGATCCTATGGCTATAACCGTACCGACAACGAGGCCAGCCAGGTGATTTACAACCAGAACAGAGGGTTCTCCACAGGGCTATCGGCCAGCTTTAATATCTTTAATGGGCGCCAGCAACGCATTGCAGAGCAAAATGCTAAAATTGACCTGGCCACTGAAAAAGAAAGACAACGCCAGACCGAAGCGCAAATCGAACGAGATATTGCGAACGCTTACACTGATTATACCTATAAAAAACGAATCGTTGAATTGCAGCGCACAAGCTTGAAACAGGCCAGACTCAATTTTGAATCTACCAAAGAGATGTTTGCCCTGGGCAGATCAACCTCTATTGAGTTCAGGACAGCACAGGAAAACCTGTTGAATGTTGCCAACCAATTCAGCGACGCACAATTTCAGGCCAAAGTATCGG